From the genome of Paracoccus seriniphilus, one region includes:
- a CDS encoding sugar transferase has product MTLENQMVAVVPSTSLESGRYSKPWFYRSVFKRPLDILLVLLGAPFVLPLIVVLAVLVMRDGGNPFYSQERVGRDGKTYRMWKLRSMVVDADRRLSAYLEQNPEAKREWDETQKLRDDPRVTRFGRVLRRSSLDELPQLWNVLKGEMSLVGPRPMLPEQQSMYEGDGYYALRPGITGFWQTAGRNATSFSARAKYDDVYEQDLSFKSDLAILLRTFGVVMRGTGC; this is encoded by the coding sequence ATGACGCTGGAAAATCAAATGGTTGCCGTTGTTCCTAGTACGAGCCTGGAATCTGGTCGATATTCGAAACCCTGGTTCTATCGCAGTGTGTTCAAGCGTCCTCTGGACATCTTGCTCGTCCTGCTTGGTGCGCCTTTCGTCCTGCCGCTGATTGTTGTCCTGGCGGTTCTTGTTATGCGGGATGGTGGAAACCCCTTCTATTCGCAAGAGCGTGTGGGCCGTGATGGCAAAACCTATCGCATGTGGAAGTTGCGCAGCATGGTGGTGGATGCCGATCGGCGTCTTTCAGCTTATCTGGAGCAAAATCCCGAGGCCAAACGGGAATGGGACGAAACGCAGAAACTGCGTGATGACCCGCGTGTGACCCGCTTCGGTCGCGTGCTTCGCCGCAGCTCGCTGGATGAACTTCCGCAGCTGTGGAACGTCCTGAAAGGCGAAATGAGCCTTGTCGGCCCGCGTCCGATGCTGCCCGAGCAGCAATCGATGTACGAGGGTGACGGCTACTATGCCCTGCGCCCGGGCATTACCGGTTTTTGGCAGACCGCAGGGCGCAACGCGACGAGCTTTTCGGCGCGCGCCAAGTATGACGATGTCTATGAACAGGACCTGTCGTTCAAAAGTGATCTGGCCATCCTGTTGCGGACCTTCGGTGTCGTTATGCGGGGCACCGGTTGTTAA
- a CDS encoding 2Fe-2S iron-sulfur cluster-binding protein, whose protein sequence is MAKITYIEHDGTKHDVDVRPGMTVMEGARDNGIPGIDADCGGACACSTCHVYVDPAWVDRLPPRDAMEEDMLDFAYEPDPVRSRLTCQIKVTEELDGLQVQMPERQI, encoded by the coding sequence ATGGCAAAGATCACCTATATCGAGCATGACGGCACCAAGCATGACGTTGATGTCCGTCCCGGCATGACGGTCATGGAGGGTGCGCGCGACAATGGCATCCCCGGAATCGATGCCGATTGCGGTGGAGCCTGCGCCTGTTCGACCTGCCATGTCTATGTCGACCCGGCCTGGGTCGACCGGCTGCCTCCGCGCGATGCGATGGAAGAAGACATGCTGGATTTTGCCTATGAACCCGATCCGGTGCGTTCGCGACTGACCTGTCAGATCAAGGTCACCGAAGAACTGGACGGCTTGCAGGTGCAGATGCCCGAGCGCCAGATCTGA
- a CDS encoding DegQ family serine endoprotease, producing the protein MKTLSPRHLLTASVLAVTVGLGFATAEQAATDISPEVSQQAQEAANNNQPLGAKVAREHDAHVMPNSFADLVEQVSPAVVNITTTSVVSAPTGVQGPMFPEGSPFSDLFREFGFPGIPGPDGQQRSAPRRSTALGSGFVISADGFIVTNNHVIDGADEIEIEFYSGKTLPAKVVGTDPNTDVALLKVEGDEAIPFVKFGDSDEARVGDWVLALGNPLGQGFSASSGIVSARNRELSGTYDDYLQTDAAINRGNSGGPLFNLKGEVIGVNTAILSPNGGSIGIGFSMASNVVSKVVQQLQEYGETRRGWLGVKIQDVTPDMAEALGLASEHGAMVTDVPDGPAKDAGVKPGDVIISFDGAPVEDTRGLVRRVAEAPVGEAVDVVVQRGNAEKTLSVTLGRRELAEGGTQNENQVKPGEGDLLGMTLGVLTPELADDMGLPRDTKGLVVKSVDPESTAAEKGLLAGDIITEAGQRPVTTLSDLEARIEEAREAGRKSLLVLIRRSGEPRFLALPIVDGN; encoded by the coding sequence ATGAAAACGCTTTCTCCTCGGCATCTTCTGACCGCGTCAGTTCTTGCCGTCACTGTTGGTCTGGGATTTGCAACCGCAGAGCAGGCGGCGACCGACATTTCGCCCGAGGTCAGTCAGCAAGCCCAGGAGGCAGCGAATAACAATCAGCCTCTGGGTGCCAAGGTTGCCAGGGAACATGATGCCCATGTCATGCCCAACAGCTTCGCCGATCTGGTCGAGCAGGTTTCGCCTGCAGTGGTCAATATCACCACCACATCGGTTGTTTCGGCTCCGACCGGGGTGCAGGGGCCGATGTTCCCCGAAGGAAGCCCCTTTTCGGACCTGTTCCGCGAATTCGGCTTTCCCGGAATCCCCGGACCTGACGGGCAGCAACGCAGCGCTCCACGCCGCTCGACCGCGCTGGGATCGGGTTTCGTGATTTCGGCTGATGGCTTCATCGTCACCAATAACCATGTGATCGACGGCGCTGACGAGATCGAGATCGAATTCTATTCGGGCAAGACCCTGCCGGCCAAGGTCGTGGGCACGGACCCCAATACCGATGTCGCCCTGTTGAAAGTGGAAGGCGACGAGGCCATTCCATTCGTGAAATTCGGAGATTCCGACGAGGCTCGTGTCGGGGATTGGGTTCTGGCATTGGGGAACCCGCTGGGGCAGGGTTTTTCCGCAAGTTCGGGCATTGTCTCGGCGCGCAACCGCGAGCTGTCGGGAACCTATGACGACTATCTGCAAACCGATGCCGCCATCAACCGCGGCAATTCCGGCGGCCCGCTTTTCAATCTGAAGGGTGAGGTCATCGGCGTGAATACGGCAATCCTGTCGCCCAATGGCGGATCGATCGGGATCGGATTCTCTATGGCCTCGAATGTCGTGTCCAAGGTCGTTCAGCAATTGCAGGAATATGGGGAAACCCGGCGCGGCTGGCTGGGCGTCAAGATTCAGGACGTCACCCCCGATATGGCCGAAGCATTGGGACTGGCCAGCGAACATGGCGCCATGGTTACCGATGTGCCCGACGGTCCGGCCAAGGATGCGGGCGTGAAGCCGGGTGATGTGATCATCTCGTTTGACGGCGCACCGGTCGAGGACACGCGCGGGCTGGTTCGCCGCGTTGCCGAGGCCCCGGTAGGTGAGGCAGTCGATGTCGTGGTCCAGCGTGGCAACGCGGAAAAGACCCTCAGCGTGACACTGGGACGGCGTGAACTGGCAGAAGGCGGCACTCAAAATGAAAATCAAGTGAAGCCGGGAGAAGGCGATCTGCTGGGCATGACGCTTGGCGTTCTGACGCCCGAACTGGCCGACGACATGGGGCTGCCGCGCGACACCAAGGGGCTGGTCGTGAAATCCGTCGATCCCGAAAGCACGGCCGCCGAAAAGGGGCTGCTGGCTGGCGACATCATCACCGAAGCCGGGCAGCGACCGGTCACGACATTGTCCGACCTCGAGGCCCGGATCGAAGAGGCGCGCGAAGCTGGACGGAAATCGCTGCTGGTTTTGATCCGGCGTTCAGGCGAGCCTCGTTTTCTTGCTCTGCCGATTGTCGACGGGAACTGA
- a CDS encoding Wzz/FepE/Etk N-terminal domain-containing protein, translating to MGSLGSISDIISMLWRRRWIISTTVLAGGALSYHLAVSQPHSYAASAVLQIETPRSLAEGPRGNGGIAAGYWLQLVQARLMVRDNILALIDKYDLFSDTPEMSEALKVDIVRSAFRIDPVTGGQYYANAEQWPGVLRVTATMPTAKLAADMANEMAESVLQLNSTTQTERVQETLEFYSREEARIARQIDQVESEMAAFRNENLDVLPTTLDNRPTEMRTIDTELNKISGDLLQARSEYDELMSRNPLSTVEQRSAAQLKGQIDVLETRQKQLQDRMAEIRASGQRSVNAEAQMEAYQRRLVQLREQQAEMSGRRAAAETAQRLDAEQQNEQFILLESAQEPDYPLSSGRKKTMVFGLGASMGLALVLALLMELLKPVVRSAGQMERTSGLRPVVTIPEVRNEHQRQ from the coding sequence GCTATGCCGCTTCGGCCGTCCTGCAGATAGAAACCCCACGCAGCCTTGCCGAAGGCCCTCGCGGAAATGGCGGGATTGCGGCCGGCTACTGGCTGCAACTGGTTCAGGCCCGCCTGATGGTGCGCGACAACATTCTTGCGCTGATCGACAAATATGATCTGTTCTCGGATACCCCCGAAATGTCGGAGGCCCTGAAGGTCGATATCGTGCGCAGCGCGTTCCGGATCGATCCGGTGACCGGCGGACAATATTACGCCAATGCCGAACAATGGCCCGGCGTCTTGCGCGTGACGGCGACCATGCCGACCGCAAAGCTGGCAGCGGATATGGCCAATGAAATGGCTGAAAGTGTCCTGCAGTTGAACTCGACCACCCAGACCGAGCGAGTACAGGAAACGCTAGAGTTCTACAGTCGCGAGGAAGCACGCATTGCGCGCCAGATCGACCAGGTCGAATCCGAAATGGCCGCCTTCCGGAATGAAAATCTGGACGTATTGCCGACAACCCTGGACAACCGTCCGACCGAGATGCGTACCATCGACACCGAGCTGAACAAGATTTCCGGCGACCTGCTTCAGGCGCGCAGCGAATATGACGAGCTTATGAGCCGCAACCCGCTGAGCACTGTCGAACAGCGCAGCGCCGCCCAGCTCAAAGGCCAGATCGATGTCCTTGAAACGCGTCAGAAACAGTTGCAGGACCGCATGGCCGAGATCCGTGCCTCGGGTCAGCGCAGTGTCAATGCCGAGGCGCAGATGGAGGCCTATCAGCGGCGTCTGGTGCAGCTGCGCGAACAACAGGCCGAAATGAGTGGCCGCCGGGCGGCAGCGGAAACCGCACAGCGTCTGGATGCCGAACAGCAGAATGAGCAATTCATCCTGCTGGAAAGTGCCCAGGAGCCTGACTATCCGCTTTCGTCGGGGCGCAAGAAAACCATGGTCTTTGGTCTGGGGGCCTCGATGGGTCTGGCTCTGGTGCTTGCACTTCTGATGGAGCTGCTGAAGCCGGTCGTCAGATCCGCGGGCCAGATGGAGCGAACCTCCGGCCTGCGCCCGGTCGTCACCATCCCCGAGGTCCGCAACGAGCATCAGCGCCAATAG